The Malus sylvestris chromosome 12, drMalSylv7.2, whole genome shotgun sequence genome contains a region encoding:
- the LOC126593349 gene encoding protein DNA-DAMAGE INDUCIBLE 1-like, producing the protein MLYVDMEVNGVPLKAFVDSGAQSTIISKSCAERCGLLRLFDQRYKGIAHGVGQSEILGRIHVAPIKIGSIFYPCSLMVLDAPNMEFLFGLDMLRKHQCIIDLNKNVLRVGGGEVSVPFLQEKGIPSRFLDEERFSKEASSSGAPVSLLEFMLFLKSRILAVCSFRFLNA; encoded by the exons ATGTTGTATGTTGACATGGAAGTGAATGGTGTCCCGTTGAAG GCATTTGTTGACAGTGGAGCGCAGTCAACTATTATATCAAAAAGTTGTGCCGAGCGTTGTGG ATTGTTGAGGCTTTTTGATCAACGTTATAAGGGCATTGCTCATGGAGTTGGTCAATCAGAGATATTGGGTCGTATACATGTAGCTCCAATCAAG ATTGGAAGTATATTTTACCCTTGTTCATTGATGGTTCTCGATGCTCCGAATATGGAGTTTCTCTTTGGGTTGGATATGCTCCGTAAGCATCAG TGCATTATAGATTTGAACAAAAATGTCTTGAGAGTTGGCGGTGGAGAAGTTTCTGTACCATTTTTGCAAG AAAAAGGCATCCCATCTCGTTTTCtcgatgaagaaaggttctccaAGGAAGCATCCAGCTCAGGAGCTCCTGTAAGTCTGCTCGAGTTTATGCTTTTCCTGAAGTCAAGGATTCTTGCTGTTTGCAGTTTCCGGTTCTTAAatgcataa